From Bdellovibrio sp. KM01:
TTCAGCACAAGTACAAGTTGCTTTGCTTACAGCACGTATCAACGACCTTACAGTTCACTTCACTACTCACAAAAAAGATTTCCACGGTCGTCGTGGTCTTGTGACTCTAGTAAATCAACGTCGTAAGCTTTTGGATTACTTGCACCGCAAAGACGTTAAAGGTTATCAAACTCTTATCAAAGAACTTGATATCCGTAAGTAATCTCCATTTAAATAAGATACTAAAGAAGGGGCTGAATAGCCCCTTCGAACTTTAAAAAACAGGAAGCCAGCTGAGAAATCGCGCTGACTTCGAAAACAAGCAAAGATGGCTTGTTGAATGTCTCAGAATGATTTTTGAGATGGCTTCCACAAACGGATGGCGAAAACGATTTTTCGCTAAATAAGGAGATTTAATGAAAACGACTGTAACTACTTCTGTAGGTGGAAAACAGATCACAATCGAAACAGGCCGTATGGCAAAACAAGCTGATGGATCAGTACTTGTTTCTTCTGGTAACAACATGGTTATCGTTACTGCTGTTTCTTCTAAAAAACCTTCAGAGATGGA
This genomic window contains:
- the rpsO gene encoding 30S ribosomal protein S15 — translated: MAVTKEQKAQIVNKFKTAGLDTGSAQVQVALLTARINDLTVHFTTHKKDFHGRRGLVTLVNQRRKLLDYLHRKDVKGYQTLIKELDIRK